The following DNA comes from Rosa rugosa chromosome 5, drRosRugo1.1, whole genome shotgun sequence.
caaggccttgtcagtagcagcattccagaaacatacagtcagcattggagttttagctaatctagatgcttaggttcagtagagagttaatccagttggagcaatttaaatttctaaggtttttgagttcttgtattttttagttgtgatcttttgactttatttatcacaacttgtttgtaatgacagattttattattaataaattttgaggtattttcagattctggttattgctgcagttttttgttgaatgttctgaaaattatcgattttgtgtttaaagttatacttgctatcagatggcttaaatcatgtgaagcatgatgttaaggttcaagcaatatttttaagccatcagtgttcagtgaatttgcttgagtttctggttttagaaacataaagtaggacctaatatatgtttacttgttgatacacattaacatatattgtatcacttctggttgaacatatgtggattgcagaagcttgtgttagtggttttgaaactctgcatttttgttaaaatgtatactgtttcttgctctacataagtaactgtgatctgaccatgttggaatggattttcgatttgagtttgttatctggcgcgcacttcagtaagttaagtaggttttgatgttttctggttcaaatcatcgagcatgatatgtgtgagtccaagggggagattgtaagatcaaatatggacataacacatatcatcataaagtaattgatgattagcttaatatcaatcctagtttaacatggatacaaacagtaaatcaatactagtgacttaatgaagtagtgtatcaattcattaaggatagtaatccattgcttagtctacaagaaaggctacaagttgtgatacattaggaatctaaccgtgaaacctaaaccgacaaggaatgctttaatgggaagcttcttgaggtttaagtctcatatatatacagatgaattggtccctgattactaccacgactattgcatattgttctgtccattgagaagcaagttggtaagtaacagaagaccacattcagtgatcgagttaagcagttgcataagatggaatccatgcctgttattgctgaaggtaagccttaatccttttatgattgttgtgcatatgttgtgagcatgtaactatggttttacaacaAAGAGAATAGAATGCATATACACAGTCACAAAGAAAAAAGTTAAACATTTCACGAGTTCAACATAATTAATACTTACAATTGTAGGCAATGTGGAAAGATGTTGGATATAGATTCAGCAGTTGGCAAATCAGCATCTCTCCAGACACAAGAACCAACTTCATCATTTTCAAGCTGCTCTCCTTGCAAGTATACAAGACTCGGCTTATACGATTCAAGCAATTTAAGGAACTCCTCTTTGCGGTTAGTCAGAGTTTGAACCTACATTCAAACAGTCAAGACATTGTAAAATTATAAACTAAACTAAAACACCCAATTCACTTAATAAGCTGAGAACAAAAACGTGCTTCTAACAACATTCAAGGAAGAAGAACACTACAAGTTCCCTGAGCATGAAACATTGTTTCCCTGAAGACCCCCAACAGAGTTGGCAACAGCAAAGAAGCTCAAGCTCCTCACACAAAACTTAAGAGCCCAAAAACCATCACATCCCCTAGTTTACAACACTGAGACTGGCCTCAATTTCCAACTTTCTGATAAAAAATTCCAACTCTAATCCACCTAGTAGCTAACATTCAAGGAAGAAAAACCAAATCTACTGAGAATGATCAACTCCCAGAACCAAAATCTCTCCAGAAACCCAACATGTAGTAGCAACAAGATCCAGAACCCAAAACAAAAGAGACCCAACTTTGTGTCACTGAAACAAGCAATTGAGGAAAAAACCCCCAACTTTGAATCCCAGAAAACTTGAAATTGAGAAAACAAGGAGACCCAGATGAGAAAAAGTGGAAAAATAAAGGAAGCTAAGAGAAAACTCACCGGCCCAGAAGATTGAAGAACAGAATAAATTGAATGAGACCCAGATGAGGAAATTCAGGAACTTGACAATCCAGAAGAGAATGGTGACGAAGAATCACAAATAGGAGAGAAGAACACCATGAAAACGTAAACAAGGTGAGAAGCAACTATCTAATTGAGAAAACTTCAAAGCCCTGGCAATCTGAGGTCTCCTATCTCTGGTTCAATTTCTTCAATTTTAGGTCTCagaaacaaaacaagaagaCGACGAAGAACAGGCTTCGGAAattgcaagagagagagagagaggaggggtTTTTACTAGTGAGATTGTTGGATTTGATGTTGGCCTAGTGCGGTCGGAGTAGAGCTCAGAGTTGTTGGGGTCGATGACGATGGCCTGGGTGTAGAGGTCAGCGGTGAGCTCGGAGTGGTCGTCGATGAAGGCCTTCGCTATTTCCCAGATCGAATAACCCATGTGGTCGAGGCTTGTCTAAGAGAGAGAGCTCTTTGGTGGGGTTTGTCAAAGAAGAGATAGGGTttgtcgaggagagagagagctttgtcGAAGAGAGAGtgagggttttggttttgggtttgtgTCGATAGAGACTGAGGCGCGGGGCGCTGTCGAGGGTGAGGAGTGAgggttttggattttgggtcgaTATGctgttatttttgttatttttttggcTTAAGTGTAGGGTCTCAAGCCCTGCCCTATGAATTTGGACAAGCCCTACAAAGACTCACACAACAAAATTTTATAAAAATGTTGTCTGAGTACATGAgtttaaaatttgaaatttgccTCCTATCAATTTGACTTCCCTCGTTGGGGAGTTGGAGAAAAATGATGGTGAAACATCTCTTCCTTTCTGCCAAACATATTAATCAGACCACAGTTTTTATTGTTTCTCGTCGTATGATTAATATATGTTGGGAGAAAATTTGGGGTTTGAGACAAGGTTTGGCACCACAGACATGGTGGGAAACTTGCCGCTCAATTTTTTTTAGGGTCACACAACAGTTTTATCTTTAAACGTCTTGTGAACTAGTTCATAATTCCATATCAGACGACGAGTTTTATAAAAACGAcgtacaaaaaaataaaaatcaatcagaCGACGGAAAACTATGATGCGTCGTCTGAGAggtgtcgtctgattcaatttttgtagtagtgaatgCTAATGGACTAAATCAAGGGAATGTGCAATCTAGCAAGCTGTAGCAGATAAAATAAATATTAGGTAATTAGTTACAGTTGGTTGATTAAGGGATGACTGTTTTAGGGGTTGCTTGGTTGAATTATTAGTTTTAGGTTGCTTGGTTTGATGAAGCTCAAGTCAGAGTGTTAATGCTTACATAGCAAGAGGCTTTAAAATGATAAGTTCATTGTTGGTTTGATTAGTTGTCAAGTCTTGTGCTTGTTGTTGAAGATTAAGAATGTATATATGGTTTCAAATGATAGATGTGTTATtattttgggctaaatactgattactaccctgtggtttaggtccaaaatcaattcattccctggacttctaattttatcaaaaacactcatccagtttcaattttgatctaataggtccaatctgtTAGTCTTCCAATAATTGattcatttaacttgttgacgtggctcatatatggtctatgttttatgatgtggtgttgaggtggcatgcataatcaatttaggagtggatctcactattagaaatctatcaaataaaaagtttttcatcaaataatccaactataagttgaacccatagcagaatattaacgaattggacctattagatcaaaattgaaagtacagaggtgtttttgatgaaattagaagtccagggactgaattgattttggacctaaaccacagggtagtaaccaataTTTAGCCCTAttattttctattattattCTATTTCGAGTGTCAAATTCTTGATGGATGTGTTACTAAATGATGGATGTTAGCTCTTATTACTCTGCTTGAATTGATGAATACCAAATTAGATTTTACTCTGCCTTAGATAAATCTATTTATACCTTATTAAGTCACAGTTtatcttctatatatataggagaaaaGAGCACCCAAGAAGGCAAAAACACACGTAAAGCCTCTACATGCCCCAGTGATGCATCATCATCACAATCATCATTGTCATCCTAGCCATGTGTATGTTAGGGCTTTTCAGGTGTATTGTCATTTTGTGGTTCCAATGTTTGGTATGCTTCATATTCATAGCTGATCCATTGTTTTGGAACTTGATAACTGATCCAATTGTTTTAAGACTCTTTAATTGTACTGATTTTTTATGCACTGGGATTGGGCTAATTAGTTGGATGGTGGGAATTGGCATTTTTTTACTTTGCAAGTTTGGTACTTGCTCAGATCATAATTTACTTGATCACatttgttgagttttattgttggtaATTGCCATTTCTGTTTAAGAATGAtagatttgagagagattgatgagagaattgtatttcatattattgagaataggagccctatatatagggattacaaagtacatattctaatgttacaaggaatactaatccgagtaggattaggaactctagaaccttctctcctattactactcctagtttgataaggcacactaagtcgattttccttcaacactcccccttgtgccgctcaaacttggtggtgacgcttcatccgttgcctcgttaaaaaccttgccaggtaacaaaaaccctgtgggacaaaaataatcctggtcgaaggacaaaaagagcacaacacgtccttcactcttcgagattgaacatgtagacatcataactcccctgACGTCGATATCTCctcctgattgctacaatcatgggagtttggataactttctaaatctgatgctcttcacatgtttctcgaatgtggatttaggtaacgacttagtgaataagtccgctacattatcctctgatcggatttgattcactttaatctttagaagtgattgttgttgctgattataaaagaacttaggcgatatatgcttggtgttgtcgcccttgatgaaacctaacttcatttgttcaatacaagctgcattatcctcataaatgcatgtaggttcatctgtggtagacttcaaaccacaacttccttgagtatgtctaattacagaccttagccatatacattcacgaacggcttcatgtatagcaataatctctgcatgattcgaggaagtagcaacaagggtctgtttcgtatacctccaagatatcgcaatgcttcccatggtaaagacataacctgtttgggagcgacctttgtgagggtcagagaggtaccctacatcagcaaaacccatcaaaatatcattttcgttttgatggagtggaggagggtgaggccggccacccttggtggtggcggcggcaaTGTTGCCGACCATGGCATTTTGGATGATGGCTCTTGATCCAATTTGGTCCGATCTCAtccttccgtcattccttttctctttgtagggatagaataggcccatatcaatcgtacctcttaggtatcgaaagattgtctttacaccaatccaatggcggcgtgttggcgcagagctatgtcgagctaacaagttcactgcgaaggaGATGtttggtcttgtgcattgagctaagtacaataatgcgcctattgcacttaaatagggcacttcggcctctaatgattcttcgtcctcatcctttggacgaaaaagatcttttccgggctcaagaccatgaccaatcatgggagtactcacaggctttgctttatcttcatgaaagcaccttagaattttctgagtatatgcagactgatggatcaaaatcccatcactacggtgctcgagttctaaaccgagacaaaaccgtgttttcccaagatctttcatctcaaattcggatttcaagtatttagcagtttccttcaactcatctagagttccaattaggttcatgtcatcgacatagacTGCTACGATTACAAATCCTGAACTtcttcttttaatgaacacgcatgggcatatttcattgttaatatatcccttcccaatcaagtagtcacttagacggttataccacatccgtccggattgttttaatccatatagtgagcgttttaatcttattgaaaacgcgctccgtggtttagagccacttgatttgggtaattgaagtccatctggaaccttcatatatatctctgaatctagatccccatagagatatgctgtaaccacatccataagctgcatgtcaagtttttcggaaactaccaaactgacaaggtagcggaacgttataacgtccattactggagaatatgtctcctcgaagtcgattccagggcgttgtgagaaaccttgctccacaaggcgggctttatatcttaccacctcatttttctcattacgttttctaacaaagacccatttatggccaacaggttttacattaGGGGGTGTCTGTGTTATAGGCCCAAACACcagtctctttgttagtgaatccaattcagcctggatcgcatctttccatttaggccaatccgctcttcgttgataTTCTTCaatagagcgaggttcgatatcatcatattctataattccttttgcaacatgatatgcaaatgcatcatcaattgccatagaatttctatccatcatctcatgtacactagtgtaattcatggagatctctctattctctggagttggttctgacattggagcgtcccccaatgatgtctcttggacataaccataatccggaatattctcatgagatggattatttacatcgatgattaatggattattttgtgccaaactcgctttctttcttgggcgagaatccatcgaaccaaTAGGCCTCCCACGCTTcttggcaggagccatgggcctagccacaacgtcgcCATCACtatgagaggggacgttggcgccatgctcagttgcccttgagatggcgtcatgtcctctaattttatggacatcaatccttgcaggcacgtttacagcaggtatgtgtgatctcgtcactttagtgatATCATCAGGCATTGATTATGCTACGTtttgaagatcgagaattctccgcacttcaatttcggactatgcggttcggggatcaagatgagacagagtggggacagaccacgacaattcctgtcgttcctgttgaacatttatgttcctatctccccctaacgacgggaagactgtctcatcgaagtggcaatccgcaaatctagcggtaaagagatcgcctgtcaagggttctatgtagcggacaatggttggagaatcatatccaacataaattcctaatcgtcgttgaggacccattttggtgcgctgtggtggcgcaattggcacataaactgcacacccaaatatgcgtaagtgtgagacattaggctcatacccagtcaccatctgggacgcagaaaagggttgagtggcagtgggcctcagatgaataagcacagctgcatgcaatattgcatagccccaagcagaaatagggagattggtgcgcattaccaatgccctagcgaccatttgtagtcgtttaatggcggcttctgcgagaccattttgggtgtgaacatgaggaactggatgttcaacttcaatcccaatggacatgcaataatcatcaaaagtttttgatgtaaactctccagcgttgtCTAATcgtatagacttaataggatgatcagggtggtgagcccgtaacttaattatttgtgctaggagtttagcaaatgcagcgttccttgtggacaataacatgacatgtgaccagcgtgtcgatgcatcaaccaacaccataaaatatctaaatagtccgcatggtggttgaataggtccacaaatatcaccttggattctctgcaagaatggtatattttctttggtgtcctttgcataggatggtgtcgatcctaattttgctaaagagcaggctttgcagaacgaatgatgggctttagaaacaaccaatgaggattttggttgagccacgaagtcacaattgactttagaagcaaAATTTGGAGTAGAAAGagcattggtggcgtcaatgccaccttgAGGCcacagggggatggcggcgtcggccaaggatggccggttcTGGGgctgaacggcgccgtgaggcgcaggtgctctttcggtgtccaaaatctgatttttacttcttttcgttctgaaaaatggatgtctgtgtgaagtttttaatatacagatcatcatatcacgacctgggtgtcccaaacggtcatgccaaagcctatatgtgtcagaatcccataaatcatctcccataacatgattggattcaattattcgaatagtggttgcatacaacccactagatcgacacataagtttctctaatactcgtttatgtccgtagtcattagaggtgatgcaaaggaactcttgtccattctcacaatgtgattccacatgaaaaccattggctcttatatctttgaagctcaatagggttcttcctgccctaggagcgtagagagcttcagtgacattaatgattgtgccatgtggcaacaagaattgagctggtccttgaccatgaatcaatttagatgaccctgccatcgtagtcactgaagatcgagtaggcatcatctcaagaaataactgcctatttcgaagtatggtgtgcgtagtagcactatccacgaggcattctagctctccgggaaacatacttgaatgaataaagttcgaatcaaaaacgacactttatttcaatgaaagccaatgattacgtcaaagtttctaaatttaatccaaaaggATAATCAAGTttagacaagtagtagttactcaatctgtttggtaattccaatttggttgtgaccaagtaaggtaaggcgagattttggtggagcgttgctcacttttaaaactgttctctcagttcaaacctttcctagacagcacaattactcttgagtacgcctagtgagaaaaagttataaccactgtctatgttgatagtttccaaattttttGGATCTAGAttgaaaccaatgacatttatatggtcaaatttttatgcttacgaacgctcttagtccgtagcctacgaacactcttagttcgtaaaaatcgatgctcacggacgctcttagtccgaagatcacgaacgctcttagttagtatatagcgtgaatccccacgattccgcttttagcaaatcgaacccacgttacagaaaagtgggatgtagaagaagggattttgtaagtccccgaagaaaaataaaactaaatttaaatttcaacAATAGGAACAACTTACTAGTGAAAACTTACTCATGAATTTCGgaatttgaaattctcaatacacGCACGTGTTGATGCAGGTGTGTAGGATTGCAGGCGTGCTATCGATCCTGGTTCAGGGATTGCAAACAATCTTTCAATCCCTGCCGTGTGACCGATATAGGTCTGGCCGAGGTAAGCCCAGGAGCTGGCCGAcagatgcgtgcgcaggggcgcgtaggcgctgcaggggcaggcatGCAGATGAGGCTAGCGCGGGCTAGGAGCTGCTGCAGTGATGCTTGAAGGTGGCAGCAGCGGTTTTCAAggattttttgttgaaaatcgGAGCAGATTTGCCTCTTAACAGCTttcacttcgattggtgtacaagtctcaaaacaactccgataagactgaaatttggaggtcagatagaagagacagagacgaacaactttgatgaaggaagcattttgatctgaggtccctaTCAAGACGTTTCGGTTTTTGGATTTTATTCTcgtggttagggctcgtgctgataacttATTTAAGAATGATAGATTTGacagagattgatgagagaattgtatatcatattattgagaataggagccctatatatagggattacaaagtacatattctaatgttacaaggaatactaatccgagtaggattaggaTCTCtggaaccttctctcctattactactcctagtttgataaggcacactaagtcgattttccttcaacaatttcaacatttACAACTTactgaagtatttttttttttttc
Coding sequences within:
- the LOC133709459 gene encoding uncharacterized protein LOC133709459 yields the protein MGYSIWEIAKAFIDDHSELTADLYTQAIVIDPNNSELYSDRTRPTSNPTISLVQTLTNRKEEFLKLLESYKPSLVYLQGEQLENDEVGSCVWRDADLPTAESISNIFPHCLQFVIICAEEENLNEVWKKEVETVFESHGLSCELNWDECKMTVTATERTLFTGVHVLSVFWHVVLALNGW